In Candidatus Methanosphaera massiliense, the following are encoded in one genomic region:
- a CDS encoding EFR1 family ferrodoxin (N-terminal region resembles flavodoxins. C-terminal ferrodoxin region binds two 4Fe-4S clusters.), translating into MIIYFTSTGNCEYVSKRIAERTHDYTVSMIESNKNKQFEFHLEKQEPLGIVIPTYFWGLPTFVEDYMSQIKITSENNNPYIYIITTYGTTPGYSAGYLEEYITDINLEVSFKASVKMPDDWTVRFDLSDPEKISKQILEADKQINNIIPRIVNKESGNYVKREIPRFISNMARGPYDKGRKTSHLHVENNCTGCGICANNCPIDAIELIDNRPHWKTEYCVMCLRCLHHCPTFSIQYDNKTQNHGQYIHPKI; encoded by the coding sequence ATGATAATATATTTTACAAGCACAGGTAACTGTGAATATGTATCAAAAAGAATAGCAGAACGTACGCATGACTACACAGTATCAATGATAGAAAGTAATAAAAATAAGCAATTTGAATTTCACTTAGAAAAACAAGAACCATTAGGTATAGTAATACCAACATATTTCTGGGGACTACCAACATTTGTAGAAGACTATATGTCACAAATAAAAATAACATCTGAAAACAATAATCCATACATATACATAATAACAACCTATGGAACAACACCTGGCTACTCAGCAGGATATCTAGAAGAATATATTACAGATATAAACCTAGAAGTATCATTTAAAGCTAGTGTAAAAATGCCTGATGACTGGACAGTACGCTTTGATTTATCAGATCCTGAAAAAATCAGCAAACAAATACTAGAAGCGGACAAACAAATCAATAACATTATTCCACGAATAGTAAATAAGGAATCAGGAAACTATGTAAAACGTGAAATACCACGATTTATATCAAATATGGCAAGAGGTCCCTATGATAAAGGCAGAAAAACAAGTCACTTGCATGTTGAAAATAACTGCACTGGATGTGGTATATGTGCTAATAACTGTCCAATAGATGCAATTGAATTAATAGATAATAGGCCACATTGGAAAACAGAGTATTGTGTGATGTGTTTACGTTGTTTACATCATTGTCCTACCTTTTCTATTCAATATGATAATAAAACACAAAATCATGGACAATATATACATCCAAAGATATAA
- a CDS encoding cupin domain-containing protein, whose product MEEMSNDEILFGKGEVNPYGEFFSGKSYLKMLTTEGVPIGNVTFEPGCRNNWHIHHADKGGGQILLATHGEGWYQAEGEEAQKLTPGSVVVIPAGVKHWHGATKDSEFTHLAVEVPGENCSNEWLEPVSDEDYDKLE is encoded by the coding sequence ATGGAAGAAATGAGTAATGATGAAATATTATTTGGAAAAGGTGAAGTAAACCCATACGGGGAGTTCTTCAGTGGAAAAAGTTATCTAAAAATGTTAACAACAGAAGGAGTGCCAATAGGAAACGTAACATTTGAACCAGGATGCAGAAACAACTGGCACATCCACCACGCAGACAAAGGTGGAGGACAAATACTACTAGCAACACATGGTGAAGGATGGTATCAAGCAGAAGGTGAAGAAGCACAAAAACTAACACCGGGATCAGTAGTAGTAATACCAGCAGGTGTAAAACACTGGCATGGAGCCACAAAGGATAGTGAATTTACCCACCTAGCAGTAGAAGTACCTGGTGAGAACTGTTCCAATGAATGGTTAGAACCGGTAAGTGATGAAGACTACGATAAACTAGAATAA
- a CDS encoding alpha/beta hydrolase family protein, which translates to MIKEATCYINDESIYMKIYQPDKIEGKYPTVILSHGLSLNHTFMIPYAEKLLKKNIVSVVFDFRGGGYDSKSDGNISDMTLNSEMDDLNQVLDFVRTLDYVDKDNIYLAGHSQGGLISSLIAPTRSNDIRGLFLFAPAYVIPFDVKEYPDNMREKNVMRLMPEYLGTTYVESVNNIDVYNTISRYDGDVYIFQGKKDTRVPVRYVIKASDVLSNSHLILFDEEEHRFTDETKDVVVDKISEVIADNRL; encoded by the coding sequence ATGATAAAAGAAGCAACTTGTTATATTAATGATGAATCTATTTATATGAAAATTTATCAACCAGACAAAATAGAAGGTAAATATCCAACAGTAATATTATCACATGGATTATCCCTAAATCATACATTTATGATACCTTATGCAGAGAAATTATTAAAAAAGAACATTGTCAGTGTAGTATTTGATTTTAGAGGTGGTGGATATGACTCTAAAAGTGATGGAAATATAAGTGACATGACCTTAAATAGTGAAATGGATGATTTAAACCAGGTACTTGATTTTGTAAGGACATTAGATTATGTGGATAAAGATAACATATATCTAGCAGGTCATAGTCAGGGTGGATTAATAAGTAGTCTCATTGCACCGACAAGAAGTAATGATATAAGAGGTTTATTCCTATTTGCACCAGCATATGTCATACCATTTGATGTAAAGGAATATCCGGATAATATGCGAGAAAAGAATGTTATGAGATTAATGCCAGAATATCTTGGTACTACCTATGTGGAATCTGTAAATAATATTGATGTGTATAATACTATTAGTAGATATGATGGTGATGTTTATATCTTTCAAGGAAAAAAGGATACACGTGTTCCAGTTAGATATGTAATTAAGGCAAGTGATGTTCTTAGTAATTCCCATTTAATACTATTTGATGAGGAGGAACATAGATTCACAGATGAAACTAAGGATGTAGTTGTTGACAAGATTAGTGAAGTTATAGCAGACAATAGATTATAA
- a CDS encoding SIR2 family NAD-dependent protein deacylase, producing the protein MKELFERINQLQNLLGESDYVIIGGGAGLSTAAGIDYGGERFTSNFKEFIEKYNFTDMYTAGFYPFKSQEEKWAYWAKHVYMNNVGMGSTELYKKLYDLVKDKNYFVITTNVDDQFVKSGFDDEKVFATQGSYRLIQCKNACHDKLYDDTEIVKEMMAITDSELKIPSDLVPKCPVCGKDMELNLRIDNNFVEDETWQKHNNDYRDFVNNAKKGKTLLLEFGVGFNTPAIIRFPFESIAAQYDDWNLVRFNKDNLELVVVQNNQASLLPVSKLDDIKLSNNFQDRYIPFSEDIELVIDELLS; encoded by the coding sequence ATGAAAGAACTATTTGAGCGTATTAATCAATTACAGAACTTATTAGGAGAATCTGATTATGTGATAATCGGTGGTGGTGCTGGTTTATCAACAGCAGCTGGCATAGATTATGGTGGTGAAAGATTTACAAGTAACTTTAAGGAATTTATTGAAAAATATAATTTCACAGACATGTATACTGCTGGTTTTTATCCATTCAAATCACAGGAGGAGAAATGGGCTTACTGGGCTAAGCATGTATATATGAATAATGTAGGTATGGGTTCTACTGAGTTGTATAAGAAGTTATATGATCTTGTAAAAGATAAAAATTATTTTGTTATAACTACAAATGTTGATGATCAATTTGTTAAGTCAGGCTTTGATGATGAAAAGGTTTTTGCAACACAGGGAAGTTACAGACTCATACAATGTAAGAATGCTTGTCATGATAAATTATACGATGATACAGAAATTGTTAAAGAAATGATGGCTATTACTGATTCAGAATTAAAGATTCCCTCTGATTTAGTTCCAAAGTGTCCAGTCTGTGGTAAAGATATGGAATTAAACTTGCGTATAGATAATAACTTTGTAGAGGATGAAACATGGCAAAAACATAATAATGATTATCGTGATTTTGTGAATAATGCAAAGAAGGGTAAAACACTATTATTAGAGTTTGGTGTAGGATTTAATACGCCTGCAATAATAAGATTTCCATTTGAATCAATTGCAGCACAGTATGATGACTGGAATCTTGTCAGATTTAATAAGGATAATCTGGAATTAGTTGTTGTTCAGAATAATCAAGCTAGTTTACTACCAGTTTCAAAGTTGGATGATATTAAGTTATCTAATAATTTTCAGGATAGATATATTCCATTTTCAGAAGATATTGAATTAGTTATAGATGAATTATTATCTTAA
- a CDS encoding DNA adenine methylase: MTLKTSPFVKWAGGKKQLLSKLKERMPNSYLNYYEPFIGGGALLFDVQPEHAVINDTNSQLLNCYRQLKNNYNNVINEVKLLDSVSCDKERYYIIRDKYNKKILDNQLDAECAALMIWINKHCFNGLYRVNKKGLFNVPYNNKVNGPSINEDNLRDIGLYLNNYNVDIREGDFEDACVDVKKDDFVYFDSPYVPVTETANFTDYTKDGFTYEDHVRLSKLYKKLDKKGAKIMLSNNDVPLVYELYGEFNIDRFNVRRAINRNANKRKGKEVIITNYSGNSLDTWFN, translated from the coding sequence ATGACTTTAAAGACGAGCCCCTTTGTTAAATGGGCTGGTGGCAAAAAACAGTTACTTAGTAAACTAAAAGAAAGAATGCCTAACTCCTACCTTAATTATTATGAACCTTTCATTGGTGGTGGAGCTTTATTATTTGATGTACAACCAGAACATGCTGTTATTAATGATACAAATAGTCAATTATTAAATTGTTATAGACAACTTAAAAATAACTATAATAATGTTATTAATGAAGTAAAACTGCTTGACTCAGTATCTTGTGATAAAGAGAGATATTATATTATAAGAGATAAGTATAACAAGAAAATATTAGATAACCAATTAGATGCTGAATGTGCAGCACTTATGATTTGGATTAATAAACATTGTTTTAATGGATTATACAGAGTTAATAAGAAAGGATTGTTTAATGTACCTTATAATAATAAAGTAAATGGTCCATCAATAAATGAAGATAATTTGAGAGATATAGGACTTTATTTAAATAATTATAATGTGGATATACGAGAAGGTGATTTTGAGGATGCATGTGTTGATGTTAAAAAGGATGATTTTGTATATTTTGACTCACCATATGTACCTGTAACAGAAACAGCAAATTTCACAGATTATACTAAAGATGGATTCACTTATGAAGACCATGTACGTTTATCTAAGTTATATAAAAAATTAGATAAAAAAGGTGCAAAAATAATGTTAAGTAACAATGATGTACCATTAGTATATGAATTATATGGTGAATTTAACATAGATAGATTCAACGTAAGACGTGCAATTAATAGAAATGCTAATAAACGTAAGGGCAAAGAAGTAATTATCACAAATTATAGTGGGAATAGTTTAGACACATGGTTTAATTAA
- a CDS encoding glutathione peroxidase, with protein sequence MSVYDYEVKDDKGELVSLKKYEGKVLLIVNSATECGFTPQYNELTSIYNEFKDDGFVILDFPCNQFGGQAPGTTAEIKETCRLKFLVEYPIFDKIEVNGDNEIPLYTYLKQEKGFEGFDEEHELTPIIKDIVSKIDPDYENNSDIKWNFTKFLIDREGNVVKRFEPTKDLKVVKSEIKELL encoded by the coding sequence ATGTCTGTATATGATTACGAAGTAAAAGATGATAAAGGAGAATTAGTATCCTTAAAGAAATATGAAGGTAAGGTTTTATTAATTGTTAATTCTGCAACAGAATGCGGATTTACTCCTCAGTATAACGAACTAACAAGCATATATAATGAATTTAAGGATGATGGATTTGTAATTCTTGATTTCCCATGTAATCAATTTGGAGGTCAAGCACCTGGTACGACTGCTGAAATTAAGGAAACATGCAGACTTAAATTTTTAGTAGAATATCCTATATTTGATAAAATAGAAGTAAATGGAGATAATGAGATTCCATTATACACTTATCTTAAACAGGAAAAGGGTTTTGAAGGCTTTGATGAAGAACATGAATTAACACCTATTATTAAGGATATTGTTAGTAAGATAGACCCTGATTATGAAAATAATAGTGATATTAAATGGAATTTCACTAAGTTTTTAATAGACAGGGAAGGTAATGTTGTTAAAAGATTTGAGCCTACTAAGGATTTAAAAGTTGTAAAAAGTGAGATAAAAGAGTTATTATAA
- a CDS encoding flavodoxin family protein: MKVLGIVGSPRKDGNSDVLVKEFLDAVDADTEYIFLNHKKLFGCNACMACEEGDCVIDDDGNDIIKSLLDADVLVFSSPIYYGQITAQAKTFIDRFYQISRNENKSLEGKKVVTIFTQAQPENVFGEYIDSFKKMPFGYMGMEVIGNVTAMGTQGKGDKDELQKYIDEVKEIASKI, translated from the coding sequence ATGAAAGTATTAGGAATTGTAGGAAGTCCTAGAAAGGATGGTAATAGTGATGTTTTAGTAAAAGAATTCTTAGATGCAGTTGATGCAGATACAGAATATATTTTCCTAAATCATAAAAAATTATTCGGATGTAATGCATGTATGGCATGTGAAGAAGGAGACTGTGTAATAGATGATGATGGAAACGATATTATTAAATCATTATTAGATGCAGATGTACTAGTATTCTCATCACCTATATACTATGGACAAATAACAGCACAAGCAAAAACATTCATAGACAGATTCTATCAAATATCTAGAAATGAAAACAAATCATTAGAAGGTAAAAAAGTAGTTACCATATTCACACAAGCACAACCAGAAAATGTATTTGGAGAATACATAGATTCATTCAAAAAAATGCCATTTGGATATATGGGAATGGAAGTTATAGGTAATGTAACAGCTATGGGAACTCAGGGAAAAGGAGATAAAGACGAACTACAAAAATATATTGATGAAGTAAAAGAAATTGCTTCAAAAATATAA
- a CDS encoding GNAT family N-acetyltransferase, with the protein MVNPNKKVKRPDGLGKIYRYKTDEDNKILTLPIKQLLKDNYIYIYRAVNNENFYINPEDSCFFFKEILYDNEVVGFAAYRGSDINNQSLVMQYIYILPEYRGNGLLIEEIDEASTLFESSILIEYPNKYIVNSLLKHKMARVLNDRYVVSRIPFIVPMMSLEDATSGIVREDYDMTDKKGYSKLSLIYDLDLCAVVGLASTDAENMFDEDKVTEEDDLNNYNTMSLPLKIDNDKFDCINKRSNDPLINNGTYFDEVRKIIDDKNDVIQNWLTIL; encoded by the coding sequence ATGGTAAATCCAAACAAAAAAGTAAAAAGACCCGATGGATTAGGTAAAATCTACAGATACAAGACAGATGAAGATAATAAAATATTAACATTACCTATAAAACAATTACTAAAAGATAACTATATTTACATATACAGAGCAGTAAACAATGAAAACTTCTACATTAATCCAGAGGATTCATGCTTCTTTTTTAAGGAGATATTATATGACAATGAAGTAGTAGGCTTTGCAGCATACAGGGGAAGTGACATAAATAATCAATCACTTGTAATGCAATACATATATATCTTACCAGAATACAGGGGAAACGGATTACTGATAGAAGAAATAGATGAAGCATCAACATTATTTGAATCTAGCATTCTCATAGAATATCCAAATAAATACATTGTAAATTCATTATTAAAACATAAAATGGCAAGAGTATTAAATGACAGATATGTAGTATCAAGAATTCCATTTATTGTACCGATGATGTCTCTAGAAGATGCAACTAGTGGTATTGTAAGGGAAGATTATGACATGACCGATAAAAAAGGATACAGTAAATTATCATTGATTTATGATTTAGATTTATGTGCAGTAGTAGGACTAGCATCAACTGATGCTGAAAACATGTTTGATGAAGATAAAGTTACAGAAGAAGATGACTTAAACAACTATAACACAATGAGCCTACCATTAAAAATAGATAATGATAAATTTGACTGCATAAACAAAAGAAGTAACGACCCTCTAATAAATAATGGAACATACTTTGATGAAGTTCGTAAAATAATAGATGATAAAAACGATGTTATACAGAACTGGTTAACCATTTTATAA
- a CDS encoding NADPH-dependent FMN reductase family protein yields MNVAIRYYSKSGHTETLANAISEEMDVPAKPISEGLDEDVDVLFLGSSIYGNSIDPAVVEFFNNLDVNIGCIVSFSTAGIMESTYDQIKELTDLFDIKLSLDEFHCPGEFAGINAGRPNKDDVEDVKAFVKGLFD; encoded by the coding sequence ATGAATGTTGCAATTAGATATTATTCAAAATCGGGGCATACTGAAACATTAGCTAATGCTATCTCAGAGGAGATGGACGTTCCAGCTAAACCTATATCTGAGGGTCTCGATGAGGATGTGGATGTTTTATTTTTAGGTAGTAGTATTTATGGTAATTCTATTGATCCGGCAGTTGTTGAATTTTTCAATAACCTTGATGTAAATATTGGCTGTATTGTGAGTTTCAGTACTGCGGGTATTATGGAATCTACTTATGATCAGATTAAAGAATTAACCGACTTATTTGACATTAAGTTATCCCTTGATGAATTTCATTGTCCTGGTGAATTTGCTGGTATTAATGCGGGCAGACCTAACAAGGATGATGTTGAGGATGTTAAGGCTTTTGTCAAAGGTTTGTTTGATTAA
- a CDS encoding protein-ADP-ribose hydrolase — MDTIDYLIDYLLKENPKIRVTHNPENDEEKFRLYRSLCNIRQPNPINEKYLEKEDELLSKITENKNLTDYRNIQLLEDRIPENNVNNDDIIAIWKGDITSIKVGAIVNAANSQGLGCFSPCHNCIDNQIHTYAGVSLRLECNKIMKDRDYNLPTGEAFITKAYNLPADYVIHTVGPILRDKVYDEQIQQLSDCYTNSLRLAQENNIRSISIPCISTGVFRFPADLASQVALKAVDDYLDTNNDAFDKVIFNLYNDKDVNVYERTI, encoded by the coding sequence ATGGATACAATAGATTATCTAATAGATTACCTTTTAAAGGAAAATCCTAAAATAAGAGTTACTCATAATCCTGAAAATGATGAGGAAAAATTCAGATTATATCGTAGTTTATGTAATATAAGACAACCTAATCCTATAAATGAAAAATACTTAGAAAAAGAAGATGAATTACTGAGTAAAATAACAGAAAATAAGAATCTAACAGATTACAGGAATATACAATTATTAGAGGACAGGATACCAGAAAACAATGTTAATAATGATGATATTATAGCTATATGGAAGGGTGATATCACATCAATAAAAGTTGGAGCAATAGTTAATGCTGCTAATTCACAGGGACTGGGATGTTTTTCTCCATGTCATAATTGTATAGATAATCAGATACATACATATGCAGGCGTATCATTGAGATTAGAATGTAATAAAATAATGAAAGATAGGGATTATAATTTACCTACTGGTGAAGCATTTATTACTAAGGCATATAATCTACCAGCAGATTATGTGATTCATACTGTAGGACCAATACTAAGAGATAAAGTATATGATGAACAAATACAGCAGTTATCTGATTGTTATACAAATTCATTACGTTTAGCTCAGGAAAATAATATTAGAAGTATATCTATTCCTTGTATCTCTACAGGAGTATTTAGATTTCCTGCAGATTTAGCATCACAGGTTGCATTGAAAGCTGTGGATGACTACTTAGATACTAATAATGATGCATTTGATAAGGTAATATTTAATTTATATAATGATAAGGATGTGAATGTATATGAAAGAACTATTTGA
- a CDS encoding type II restriction endonuclease → MRDFDKWFNEMRYSINQYNYYVNFEKVYENIEKLKIELNIMNSLIGSNNIKQDMTDLFEKYPEILKCIPILLAVRKKEIYVRDEEGEFNFNFESRNYSIEQYIYFMEKTGLVDLIENHIVNNLIDYCLGVETGLDSNGRKNRGGHQMENLVESYIKKTGLEYYKEMYLRDIESKWNMDLSQISAGGTSSKRWDFVVKTENNIYVIETNFYTSGGSKLNETARSYKMISRESKDIPNFEFVWVTDGAGWKGARGNLEETFNEMEHLYNITDLEKGIFTEVFK, encoded by the coding sequence ATGAGGGACTTTGATAAATGGTTTAATGAAATGAGATATAGCATAAATCAATACAACTATTATGTGAATTTTGAAAAAGTCTATGAAAATATAGAAAAATTAAAAATAGAACTTAACATCATGAATTCATTGATAGGTTCTAATAATATTAAACAAGATATGACAGATTTATTTGAAAAATATCCTGAAATATTAAAATGTATACCTATCTTACTAGCAGTTCGTAAAAAAGAAATATATGTTAGAGATGAAGAGGGTGAATTTAATTTTAATTTTGAATCTAGGAATTACTCTATAGAACAATACATTTATTTCATGGAAAAAACAGGATTAGTAGACTTGATAGAAAACCATATTGTCAATAACCTCATAGACTACTGTTTAGGCGTGGAAACAGGATTAGACAGTAATGGACGTAAGAACAGGGGAGGACACCAAATGGAAAATTTGGTAGAATCATACATAAAAAAAACGGGCTTAGAATACTATAAAGAGATGTATCTCAGAGATATTGAATCAAAGTGGAATATGGACTTATCTCAAATATCTGCAGGAGGAACATCGTCAAAAAGATGGGATTTTGTAGTGAAAACAGAAAATAATATCTACGTTATAGAAACAAATTTTTATACAAGTGGTGGTTCTAAACTAAATGAAACAGCACGAAGTTATAAAATGATATCAAGGGAATCAAAAGATATACCAAACTTTGAATTTGTATGGGTAACCGATGGAGCAGGATGGAAAGGTGCAAGAGGGAACTTAGAAGAAACGTTCAATGAAATGGAACATTTAT
- a CDS encoding class II glutamine amidotransferase translates to MCELFGVSSNKKTQINEYLEAFYKHSNQHPDGWGLALMRNKESKIEKEPIKASDSKKLRRILDNPIITKNAFAHIRLATTGQMEPKNCHPFKKIDNNNRTWTLMHNGTIFNNTKIEQYKTIQEGDTDSERVLLYLVDEINKTENKIKRQLTSKERFELLDKLVTDLAKDNKLNLMLYDGSLMYFHTNSEGGLHYLKKENTIYVTTNKLNNENWEVFPLNTLIAVKDGKIVHQGKTHNNEYRITLENFKFIMNNLTPTMKENLIKNFGEITPERFLESQQPEV, encoded by the coding sequence ATGTGTGAATTATTCGGTGTCAGTAGTAATAAGAAAACACAAATAAATGAGTATCTAGAAGCTTTTTATAAACACTCAAACCAACATCCGGATGGATGGGGATTAGCATTAATGCGAAACAAAGAATCAAAAATAGAAAAAGAACCAATAAAAGCATCCGACTCAAAAAAATTAAGAAGAATACTAGACAATCCAATAATAACAAAAAACGCATTCGCACATATAAGACTAGCAACAACAGGACAGATGGAACCAAAAAACTGTCACCCTTTCAAAAAAATAGACAATAACAATCGAACATGGACATTAATGCATAACGGAACAATATTCAACAATACGAAAATAGAACAATACAAAACCATACAAGAAGGAGACACAGACTCAGAAAGAGTACTACTATACCTAGTAGATGAAATAAACAAAACAGAAAACAAAATAAAAAGACAACTAACAAGCAAAGAACGATTCGAATTATTAGACAAACTAGTTACAGACCTAGCAAAAGACAATAAACTAAATTTGATGTTATATGATGGATCATTAATGTATTTCCATACAAACAGTGAAGGTGGACTACATTACCTAAAAAAAGAGAATACTATCTACGTTACAACAAACAAACTAAACAATGAAAACTGGGAAGTATTTCCATTAAACACATTAATAGCAGTTAAAGATGGAAAAATAGTACACCAAGGAAAAACACATAACAATGAATACAGAATCACATTAGAAAACTTCAAATTCATCATGAACAACCTAACACCTACAATGAAAGAAAATCTAATAAAAAACTTTGGAGAAATAACACCCGAAAGATTCTTGGAATCTCAACAACCCGAAGTATAA